A DNA window from Hevea brasiliensis isolate MT/VB/25A 57/8 chromosome 2, ASM3005281v1, whole genome shotgun sequence contains the following coding sequences:
- the LOC110654698 gene encoding uncharacterized protein LOC110654698 isoform X4 yields MLVAAIMDIVTSNCDSSLEKVSFKPSLPGNAETRDVAVAIEVIEEGGLHMDGPQENEDDDNGGRGMKGIGIKILEGTTVLGLTRNSGSTKLEHSSSGNVESFSQTPKTLSLLQKKDGLLAQNVSSAVVPGLWDDLHCQHVAVPFAAWALANWAMASEGNRSHIQELDQDGQAVMTALMAPERSVKWHGSLVARLLLEDRHLPISDSISDWSCSLLTTISQASKNDDIPLAQVALSAFLLSVERSPEARKIVMEKGLELMRDTTKQTTKYKQVQEALARAMELLSTGDTHLSLEESQKWSGILLPWVFGKVSSDAIRSSATKILSYILEDHGPSSVPISQGWLAILLNEVLASVKASSNKGGIQPKSDKVKTQIDQSNILFATQTVNQLAGAVVNLAGNQVRASTDSVDTFPLADLLSLEPFAGPFQNFKKDANAMSKFNVADSALATLKGIKALTELCSEDSLCQRKIAELGVLCLLRRFLLCDDYERLSAMEAYDASRALEAQERISNVTGETPNAATNGPSSLRVPPTAHIRRHAARLLTVLSNLPQVQKAVLADKTWCKWLEDCANGKIPGCNDSKIQSYARATLLNVFCCHEAGTNFVNSNLPESGSANRNSSCPQYNDMIFLINPELPHWKFCENVESKKIESNKLMLAEVDSIDGDSSSITKTSNITECSTSTNDSLNGSESEAPLLDVVFVHGLRGGPYKTWRLAEDKASTKSGLVEKIDEEAGKLGTFWPAEWLSADLSQIRMFTLKYKTNLTQWSGATLPLQEVSSKLLEKVVAAGIGNRPVVFVTHSMGGLVVKQMLHKAKAEKINKLVNNTVGIVFYSCPHFGSKLADMPWRMGLVFRPAPTIGELRSGSPRLVELNDFIRHLHKKRLVEVLSFCETKVTPIVEGYGGWAFRMEIVSIESAYPGFGELVVLESTDHINSCKPINRNDPSYKETLQFLCKLKARYSKGDTSL; encoded by the exons ATGCTTGTGGCTGCCATCATGGATATCGTCACGTCCAACTGCGACAGCAGTTTAGAAAAGGTTTCTTTCAAGCCATCCTTGCCAGGAAATGCTGAAACAAGGGATGTTGCTGTAGCCATTGAGGTCATTGAGGAAGGCGGTTTGCATATGGATGGGCCACAGGAAAATGAAGATGATGACAATGGTGGAAGGGGAATGAAGGGTATTGGAATTAAAATCCTTGAAGGTACAACAGTTTTAGGACTTACAAGAAATAGTGGGTCAACAAAGTTGGAACATTCTAGTTCCGGTAATGTGGAATCTTTTAGTCAGACTCCTAAAACCCTCAGCTTGTTACAGAAGAAAGATGGTTTGCTAGCACAGAATGTTTCTTCTGCTGTTGTTCCCGGACTTTGGGATGATCTTCATTGTCAACATGTTGCTGTGCCCTTTGCTGCATGGGCATTAGCTAATTGGGCAATGGCATCTGAGGGCAATAGATCCCATATTCAGGAACTGGACCAAGACGGGCAAGCTGTCATGACTGCCTTAATGGCACCTGAGAGATCTGTGAAATGGCATGGAAGCTTGGTAGCCCGGTTGCTATTAGAGGACCGACATCTGCCCATAAGTGATTCCATTTCTGATTGGAGTTGCAGTCTTCTCACAACTATTTCTCAGGCAAGTAAAAATGATGATATTCCTTTGGCCCAGGTGGCTTTATCTGCTTTTTTGCTTTCTGTTGAGAGGAGCCCAGAGGCACGGAAGATAGTGATGGAAAAGGGTCTTGAGCTGATGAGAGATACAACTAAGCAGACAACAAAATACAAGCAAGTACAAGAAGCATTAGCAAGGGCTATGGAGTTACTTTCTACTGGGGATACGCATTTATCTCTTGAAGAGAGCCAAAAGTGGTCTGGCATTCTGCTTCCTTGGGTTTTTGGAAAAGTTTCCTCGGACGCTATACGATCTTCGGCCACAAAAATCCTTTCATACATTCTTGAAGATCATGGACCATCATCTGTACCAATTTCTCAAGGATGGTTAGCCATTCTCCTAAATGAAGTTCTGGCTTCCGTCAAGGCTTCATCTAATAAGGGTGGCATTCAGCCTAAAAGTGATAAAGTGAAG ACCCAAATTGATCAATCCAACATTCTGTTTGCTACACAGACTGTTAACCAACTAGCAGGTGCTGTTGTAAATCTAGCAGGGAATCAAGTGAGAGCGTCCACTGATTCTGTTGATACATTCCCACTGGCAGATCTTCTTTCCCTGGAACCTTTTGCTGGACCCTTTCAAAATTTTAAGAAGGATGCTAATGCTATGTCTAAATTTAATGTGGCGGATTCTGCTTTGGCGACCCTCAAGGGGATCAAAGCACTGACTGAACTTTGTTCTGAGGATTCTTTATGTCAAAGGAAAATTGCGGAACTTGGGGTCTTGTGTTTACTGAGGCGCTTTTTGTTATGTGATGATTATGAGAGACTGTCTGCAATGGAAGCTTATGATGCATCTAGAGCCCTGGAGGCACAGGAGAGGATTTCAAATGTCACTGGTGAGACGCCTAATGCGGCTACTAATGGTCCTTCTAGTCTTCGAGTTCCACCTACAGCTCACATTCGACGACATGCAGCTAGACTGTTGACTGTCCTGTCAAACCTTCCTCAGGTCCAGAAGGCTGTTCTAGCAGATAAAACTTGGTGTAAATGGCTTGAGGATTGTGCTAATGGGAAGATCCCAGGTTGCAATGATAGTAAAATACAAAGTTATGCTAGGGCAACGCTCTTAAATGTATTTTGTTGTCACGAAGCTGGTACAAACTTTGTAAATAGTAATCTCCCTGAGAGTGGAAGTGCAAACAGAAACAGCAGTTGTCCTCAGTATAATGACATGATATTTTTGATTAATCCTGAATTGCCCCACTGGAAGTTCTGTGAAAATGtggaaagtaagaaaattgaaaGTAATAAATTAATGTTGGCTGAGGTTGATTCAATCGATGGTGACAGTTCATCCATCACCAAAACTTCAAACATTACTGAATGTTCTACTTCCACCAATGATTCCCTTAATGGATCTGAATCGGAGGCTCCTCTGCTAGATGTTGTCTTTGTACATGGTTTACGTGGTGGGCCTTATAAGACTTGGCGCTTAGCTGAGGACAAAGCCTCAACTAAATCTGGCTTGGTGGAGAAGATTGATGAGGAAGCTGGGAAGCTAGGGACATTTTGGCCTGCTGAATGGCTCTCAGCTGATTTGTCCCAAATACGTATGTTTACCCTCAAATACAAG ACTAATCTTACACAATGGTCTGGGGCTACACTGCCTCTTCAG GAAGTCAGCTCCAAGCTGTTGGAGAAGGTTGTTGCTGCAGGCATTGGGAATCGACCTGTTGTGTTTGTGACTCACAG CATGGGAGGCCTGGTTGTTAAGCAGATGCTGCATAAAGCCAAGGCAGAAAAAATCAATAAACTTGTGAACAACACTGTTGGAATC GTGTTCTACAGCTGTCCACACTTTGGCAGTAAACTAGCTGACATGCCTTGGCGAATGGGCCTTGTGTTTCGCCCTGCTCCAACT ATAGGGGAGCTAAGAAGTGGGTCCCCTCGATTAGTTGAGCTTAACGACTTCATTCGCCATCTTCACAAGAAAAGATTGGTTGAAGTCCTCAGTTTCTGTGAG ACCAAGGTAACTCCAATAGTTGAAGGGTATGGGGGATGGGCCTTCAGGATGGAAATTGTATCAATTGAATCAGCATACCCTGGATTTGGCGAACTTGTT GTGCTAGAATCAACAGATCATATAAATTCTTGCAAGCCAATCAACCGCAATGATCCTTCCTATAAAGAGACATTACAGTTTTTGTGCAAGCTAAAAGCCCGTTATTCAAAAGGGGATACTTCACTGTGA
- the LOC110654698 gene encoding uncharacterized protein LOC110654698 isoform X1 yields MLRLCFRPRRYRRLLVLPRSLCSSSSSSSSKNLSEPPNNLKNQHQPPILHHNALVSTANTSSSPFRYSVLGFSAAAVTALIASVALISSNDRRSSESNPSHNTNPLHAAMEQAISKSNESFRRVFYHARQTGVAASVLWQSLRSVLSSANHEVRVGFELRVAALLADIAAANGARRAALVGAGSGKVVDWLLETVAVRGDGCGTQAEAARALAYLIADPDVSADVLGRPHAVPYLLRFIFSCQPKKKQNARRSSFDICDSLKGRSMLVAAIMDIVTSNCDSSLEKVSFKPSLPGNAETRDVAVAIEVIEEGGLHMDGPQENEDDDNGGRGMKGIGIKILEGTTVLGLTRNSGSTKLEHSSSGNVESFSQTPKTLSLLQKKDGLLAQNVSSAVVPGLWDDLHCQHVAVPFAAWALANWAMASEGNRSHIQELDQDGQAVMTALMAPERSVKWHGSLVARLLLEDRHLPISDSISDWSCSLLTTISQASKNDDIPLAQVALSAFLLSVERSPEARKIVMEKGLELMRDTTKQTTKYKQVQEALARAMELLSTGDTHLSLEESQKWSGILLPWVFGKVSSDAIRSSATKILSYILEDHGPSSVPISQGWLAILLNEVLASVKASSNKGGIQPKSDKVKTQIDQSNILFATQTVNQLAGAVVNLAGNQVRASTDSVDTFPLADLLSLEPFAGPFQNFKKDANAMSKFNVADSALATLKGIKALTELCSEDSLCQRKIAELGVLCLLRRFLLCDDYERLSAMEAYDASRALEAQERISNVTGETPNAATNGPSSLRVPPTAHIRRHAARLLTVLSNLPQVQKAVLADKTWCKWLEDCANGKIPGCNDSKIQSYARATLLNVFCCHEAGTNFVNSNLPESGSANRNSSCPQYNDMIFLINPELPHWKFCENVESKKIESNKLMLAEVDSIDGDSSSITKTSNITECSTSTNDSLNGSESEAPLLDVVFVHGLRGGPYKTWRLAEDKASTKSGLVEKIDEEAGKLGTFWPAEWLSADLSQIRMFTLKYKTNLTQWSGATLPLQEVSSKLLEKVVAAGIGNRPVVFVTHSMGGLVVKQMLHKAKAEKINKLVNNTVGIVFYSCPHFGSKLADMPWRMGLVFRPAPTIGELRSGSPRLVELNDFIRHLHKKRLVEVLSFCETKVTPIVEGYGGWAFRMEIVSIESAYPGFGELVVLESTDHINSCKPINRNDPSYKETLQFLCKLKARYSKGDTSL; encoded by the exons ATGCTTCGTCTCTGTTTTAGACCCCGACGCTACCGTCGCCTTCTCGTCCTCCCTCGCTCCCTCTGCTCCTcctcctcttcatcttcttctaagAACCTCAGCGAACCCCCAAACAATCTAAAAAATCAGCACCAACCCCCTATCCTCCACCACAACGCCCTTGTGTCAACCGCCAACACTTCCTCTTCTCCCTTTCGTTACTCTGTTCTCGGCTTCTCCGCTGCTGCCGTAACCGCTTTAATAGCTTCTGTCGCTCTCATCTCCTCTAATGACCGCCGCTCCTCAGAATCTAACCCTAGCCATAATACTAATCCTCTCCACGCCGCCATGGAACAGGCAATTTCTAAATCGAACGAGTCTTTCAGGAGAGTTTTTTATCACGCTAGGCAAACGGGCGTTGCAGCATCGGTTCTATGGCAGTCGTTGAGGTCTGTGCTTTCCTCTGCCAACCACGAAGTCAGGGTGGGGTTCGAACTGCGAGTGGCAGCCTTGTTGGCCGATATTGCAGCTGCAAATGGAGCCCGCAGAGCGGCGCTGGTTGGAGCGGGCAGCGGGAAGGTGGTGGATTGGTTGCTGGAGACTGTGGCGGTCCGTGGAGATGGGTGTGGCACCCAGGCTGAGGCGGCCAGGGCGCTTGCTTACTTGATTGCGGATCCAGATGTGTCTGCAGATGTGCTTGGAAGGCCTCACGCTGTGCCCTATTTGTTACGCTTTATATTTTCCTGTCAGCCAAAgaagaag CAGAATGCAAGACGTAGTTCATTCGATATTTGTGATTCTTTGAAAGGTAGGAGCATGCTTGTGGCTGCCATCATGGATATCGTCACGTCCAACTGCGACAGCAGTTTAGAAAAGGTTTCTTTCAAGCCATCCTTGCCAGGAAATGCTGAAACAAGGGATGTTGCTGTAGCCATTGAGGTCATTGAGGAAGGCGGTTTGCATATGGATGGGCCACAGGAAAATGAAGATGATGACAATGGTGGAAGGGGAATGAAGGGTATTGGAATTAAAATCCTTGAAGGTACAACAGTTTTAGGACTTACAAGAAATAGTGGGTCAACAAAGTTGGAACATTCTAGTTCCGGTAATGTGGAATCTTTTAGTCAGACTCCTAAAACCCTCAGCTTGTTACAGAAGAAAGATGGTTTGCTAGCACAGAATGTTTCTTCTGCTGTTGTTCCCGGACTTTGGGATGATCTTCATTGTCAACATGTTGCTGTGCCCTTTGCTGCATGGGCATTAGCTAATTGGGCAATGGCATCTGAGGGCAATAGATCCCATATTCAGGAACTGGACCAAGACGGGCAAGCTGTCATGACTGCCTTAATGGCACCTGAGAGATCTGTGAAATGGCATGGAAGCTTGGTAGCCCGGTTGCTATTAGAGGACCGACATCTGCCCATAAGTGATTCCATTTCTGATTGGAGTTGCAGTCTTCTCACAACTATTTCTCAGGCAAGTAAAAATGATGATATTCCTTTGGCCCAGGTGGCTTTATCTGCTTTTTTGCTTTCTGTTGAGAGGAGCCCAGAGGCACGGAAGATAGTGATGGAAAAGGGTCTTGAGCTGATGAGAGATACAACTAAGCAGACAACAAAATACAAGCAAGTACAAGAAGCATTAGCAAGGGCTATGGAGTTACTTTCTACTGGGGATACGCATTTATCTCTTGAAGAGAGCCAAAAGTGGTCTGGCATTCTGCTTCCTTGGGTTTTTGGAAAAGTTTCCTCGGACGCTATACGATCTTCGGCCACAAAAATCCTTTCATACATTCTTGAAGATCATGGACCATCATCTGTACCAATTTCTCAAGGATGGTTAGCCATTCTCCTAAATGAAGTTCTGGCTTCCGTCAAGGCTTCATCTAATAAGGGTGGCATTCAGCCTAAAAGTGATAAAGTGAAG ACCCAAATTGATCAATCCAACATTCTGTTTGCTACACAGACTGTTAACCAACTAGCAGGTGCTGTTGTAAATCTAGCAGGGAATCAAGTGAGAGCGTCCACTGATTCTGTTGATACATTCCCACTGGCAGATCTTCTTTCCCTGGAACCTTTTGCTGGACCCTTTCAAAATTTTAAGAAGGATGCTAATGCTATGTCTAAATTTAATGTGGCGGATTCTGCTTTGGCGACCCTCAAGGGGATCAAAGCACTGACTGAACTTTGTTCTGAGGATTCTTTATGTCAAAGGAAAATTGCGGAACTTGGGGTCTTGTGTTTACTGAGGCGCTTTTTGTTATGTGATGATTATGAGAGACTGTCTGCAATGGAAGCTTATGATGCATCTAGAGCCCTGGAGGCACAGGAGAGGATTTCAAATGTCACTGGTGAGACGCCTAATGCGGCTACTAATGGTCCTTCTAGTCTTCGAGTTCCACCTACAGCTCACATTCGACGACATGCAGCTAGACTGTTGACTGTCCTGTCAAACCTTCCTCAGGTCCAGAAGGCTGTTCTAGCAGATAAAACTTGGTGTAAATGGCTTGAGGATTGTGCTAATGGGAAGATCCCAGGTTGCAATGATAGTAAAATACAAAGTTATGCTAGGGCAACGCTCTTAAATGTATTTTGTTGTCACGAAGCTGGTACAAACTTTGTAAATAGTAATCTCCCTGAGAGTGGAAGTGCAAACAGAAACAGCAGTTGTCCTCAGTATAATGACATGATATTTTTGATTAATCCTGAATTGCCCCACTGGAAGTTCTGTGAAAATGtggaaagtaagaaaattgaaaGTAATAAATTAATGTTGGCTGAGGTTGATTCAATCGATGGTGACAGTTCATCCATCACCAAAACTTCAAACATTACTGAATGTTCTACTTCCACCAATGATTCCCTTAATGGATCTGAATCGGAGGCTCCTCTGCTAGATGTTGTCTTTGTACATGGTTTACGTGGTGGGCCTTATAAGACTTGGCGCTTAGCTGAGGACAAAGCCTCAACTAAATCTGGCTTGGTGGAGAAGATTGATGAGGAAGCTGGGAAGCTAGGGACATTTTGGCCTGCTGAATGGCTCTCAGCTGATTTGTCCCAAATACGTATGTTTACCCTCAAATACAAG ACTAATCTTACACAATGGTCTGGGGCTACACTGCCTCTTCAG GAAGTCAGCTCCAAGCTGTTGGAGAAGGTTGTTGCTGCAGGCATTGGGAATCGACCTGTTGTGTTTGTGACTCACAG CATGGGAGGCCTGGTTGTTAAGCAGATGCTGCATAAAGCCAAGGCAGAAAAAATCAATAAACTTGTGAACAACACTGTTGGAATC GTGTTCTACAGCTGTCCACACTTTGGCAGTAAACTAGCTGACATGCCTTGGCGAATGGGCCTTGTGTTTCGCCCTGCTCCAACT ATAGGGGAGCTAAGAAGTGGGTCCCCTCGATTAGTTGAGCTTAACGACTTCATTCGCCATCTTCACAAGAAAAGATTGGTTGAAGTCCTCAGTTTCTGTGAG ACCAAGGTAACTCCAATAGTTGAAGGGTATGGGGGATGGGCCTTCAGGATGGAAATTGTATCAATTGAATCAGCATACCCTGGATTTGGCGAACTTGTT GTGCTAGAATCAACAGATCATATAAATTCTTGCAAGCCAATCAACCGCAATGATCCTTCCTATAAAGAGACATTACAGTTTTTGTGCAAGCTAAAAGCCCGTTATTCAAAAGGGGATACTTCACTGTGA
- the LOC110654698 gene encoding uncharacterized protein LOC110654698 isoform X2, whose product MLRLCFRPRRYRRLLVLPRSLCSSSSSSSSKNLSEPPNNLKNQHQPPILHHNALVSTANTSSSPFRYSVLGFSAAAVTALIASVALISSNDRRSSESNPSHNTNPLHAAMEQAISKSNESFRRVFYHARQTGVAASVLWQSLRSVLSSANHEVRVGFELRVAALLADIAAANGARRAALVGAGSGKVVDWLLETVAVRGDGCGTQAEAARALAYLIADPDVSADVLGRPHAVPYLLRFIFSCQPKKKNARRSSFDICDSLKGRSMLVAAIMDIVTSNCDSSLEKVSFKPSLPGNAETRDVAVAIEVIEEGGLHMDGPQENEDDDNGGRGMKGIGIKILEGTTVLGLTRNSGSTKLEHSSSGNVESFSQTPKTLSLLQKKDGLLAQNVSSAVVPGLWDDLHCQHVAVPFAAWALANWAMASEGNRSHIQELDQDGQAVMTALMAPERSVKWHGSLVARLLLEDRHLPISDSISDWSCSLLTTISQASKNDDIPLAQVALSAFLLSVERSPEARKIVMEKGLELMRDTTKQTTKYKQVQEALARAMELLSTGDTHLSLEESQKWSGILLPWVFGKVSSDAIRSSATKILSYILEDHGPSSVPISQGWLAILLNEVLASVKASSNKGGIQPKSDKVKTQIDQSNILFATQTVNQLAGAVVNLAGNQVRASTDSVDTFPLADLLSLEPFAGPFQNFKKDANAMSKFNVADSALATLKGIKALTELCSEDSLCQRKIAELGVLCLLRRFLLCDDYERLSAMEAYDASRALEAQERISNVTGETPNAATNGPSSLRVPPTAHIRRHAARLLTVLSNLPQVQKAVLADKTWCKWLEDCANGKIPGCNDSKIQSYARATLLNVFCCHEAGTNFVNSNLPESGSANRNSSCPQYNDMIFLINPELPHWKFCENVESKKIESNKLMLAEVDSIDGDSSSITKTSNITECSTSTNDSLNGSESEAPLLDVVFVHGLRGGPYKTWRLAEDKASTKSGLVEKIDEEAGKLGTFWPAEWLSADLSQIRMFTLKYKTNLTQWSGATLPLQEVSSKLLEKVVAAGIGNRPVVFVTHSMGGLVVKQMLHKAKAEKINKLVNNTVGIVFYSCPHFGSKLADMPWRMGLVFRPAPTIGELRSGSPRLVELNDFIRHLHKKRLVEVLSFCETKVTPIVEGYGGWAFRMEIVSIESAYPGFGELVVLESTDHINSCKPINRNDPSYKETLQFLCKLKARYSKGDTSL is encoded by the exons ATGCTTCGTCTCTGTTTTAGACCCCGACGCTACCGTCGCCTTCTCGTCCTCCCTCGCTCCCTCTGCTCCTcctcctcttcatcttcttctaagAACCTCAGCGAACCCCCAAACAATCTAAAAAATCAGCACCAACCCCCTATCCTCCACCACAACGCCCTTGTGTCAACCGCCAACACTTCCTCTTCTCCCTTTCGTTACTCTGTTCTCGGCTTCTCCGCTGCTGCCGTAACCGCTTTAATAGCTTCTGTCGCTCTCATCTCCTCTAATGACCGCCGCTCCTCAGAATCTAACCCTAGCCATAATACTAATCCTCTCCACGCCGCCATGGAACAGGCAATTTCTAAATCGAACGAGTCTTTCAGGAGAGTTTTTTATCACGCTAGGCAAACGGGCGTTGCAGCATCGGTTCTATGGCAGTCGTTGAGGTCTGTGCTTTCCTCTGCCAACCACGAAGTCAGGGTGGGGTTCGAACTGCGAGTGGCAGCCTTGTTGGCCGATATTGCAGCTGCAAATGGAGCCCGCAGAGCGGCGCTGGTTGGAGCGGGCAGCGGGAAGGTGGTGGATTGGTTGCTGGAGACTGTGGCGGTCCGTGGAGATGGGTGTGGCACCCAGGCTGAGGCGGCCAGGGCGCTTGCTTACTTGATTGCGGATCCAGATGTGTCTGCAGATGTGCTTGGAAGGCCTCACGCTGTGCCCTATTTGTTACGCTTTATATTTTCCTGTCAGCCAAAgaagaag AATGCAAGACGTAGTTCATTCGATATTTGTGATTCTTTGAAAGGTAGGAGCATGCTTGTGGCTGCCATCATGGATATCGTCACGTCCAACTGCGACAGCAGTTTAGAAAAGGTTTCTTTCAAGCCATCCTTGCCAGGAAATGCTGAAACAAGGGATGTTGCTGTAGCCATTGAGGTCATTGAGGAAGGCGGTTTGCATATGGATGGGCCACAGGAAAATGAAGATGATGACAATGGTGGAAGGGGAATGAAGGGTATTGGAATTAAAATCCTTGAAGGTACAACAGTTTTAGGACTTACAAGAAATAGTGGGTCAACAAAGTTGGAACATTCTAGTTCCGGTAATGTGGAATCTTTTAGTCAGACTCCTAAAACCCTCAGCTTGTTACAGAAGAAAGATGGTTTGCTAGCACAGAATGTTTCTTCTGCTGTTGTTCCCGGACTTTGGGATGATCTTCATTGTCAACATGTTGCTGTGCCCTTTGCTGCATGGGCATTAGCTAATTGGGCAATGGCATCTGAGGGCAATAGATCCCATATTCAGGAACTGGACCAAGACGGGCAAGCTGTCATGACTGCCTTAATGGCACCTGAGAGATCTGTGAAATGGCATGGAAGCTTGGTAGCCCGGTTGCTATTAGAGGACCGACATCTGCCCATAAGTGATTCCATTTCTGATTGGAGTTGCAGTCTTCTCACAACTATTTCTCAGGCAAGTAAAAATGATGATATTCCTTTGGCCCAGGTGGCTTTATCTGCTTTTTTGCTTTCTGTTGAGAGGAGCCCAGAGGCACGGAAGATAGTGATGGAAAAGGGTCTTGAGCTGATGAGAGATACAACTAAGCAGACAACAAAATACAAGCAAGTACAAGAAGCATTAGCAAGGGCTATGGAGTTACTTTCTACTGGGGATACGCATTTATCTCTTGAAGAGAGCCAAAAGTGGTCTGGCATTCTGCTTCCTTGGGTTTTTGGAAAAGTTTCCTCGGACGCTATACGATCTTCGGCCACAAAAATCCTTTCATACATTCTTGAAGATCATGGACCATCATCTGTACCAATTTCTCAAGGATGGTTAGCCATTCTCCTAAATGAAGTTCTGGCTTCCGTCAAGGCTTCATCTAATAAGGGTGGCATTCAGCCTAAAAGTGATAAAGTGAAG ACCCAAATTGATCAATCCAACATTCTGTTTGCTACACAGACTGTTAACCAACTAGCAGGTGCTGTTGTAAATCTAGCAGGGAATCAAGTGAGAGCGTCCACTGATTCTGTTGATACATTCCCACTGGCAGATCTTCTTTCCCTGGAACCTTTTGCTGGACCCTTTCAAAATTTTAAGAAGGATGCTAATGCTATGTCTAAATTTAATGTGGCGGATTCTGCTTTGGCGACCCTCAAGGGGATCAAAGCACTGACTGAACTTTGTTCTGAGGATTCTTTATGTCAAAGGAAAATTGCGGAACTTGGGGTCTTGTGTTTACTGAGGCGCTTTTTGTTATGTGATGATTATGAGAGACTGTCTGCAATGGAAGCTTATGATGCATCTAGAGCCCTGGAGGCACAGGAGAGGATTTCAAATGTCACTGGTGAGACGCCTAATGCGGCTACTAATGGTCCTTCTAGTCTTCGAGTTCCACCTACAGCTCACATTCGACGACATGCAGCTAGACTGTTGACTGTCCTGTCAAACCTTCCTCAGGTCCAGAAGGCTGTTCTAGCAGATAAAACTTGGTGTAAATGGCTTGAGGATTGTGCTAATGGGAAGATCCCAGGTTGCAATGATAGTAAAATACAAAGTTATGCTAGGGCAACGCTCTTAAATGTATTTTGTTGTCACGAAGCTGGTACAAACTTTGTAAATAGTAATCTCCCTGAGAGTGGAAGTGCAAACAGAAACAGCAGTTGTCCTCAGTATAATGACATGATATTTTTGATTAATCCTGAATTGCCCCACTGGAAGTTCTGTGAAAATGtggaaagtaagaaaattgaaaGTAATAAATTAATGTTGGCTGAGGTTGATTCAATCGATGGTGACAGTTCATCCATCACCAAAACTTCAAACATTACTGAATGTTCTACTTCCACCAATGATTCCCTTAATGGATCTGAATCGGAGGCTCCTCTGCTAGATGTTGTCTTTGTACATGGTTTACGTGGTGGGCCTTATAAGACTTGGCGCTTAGCTGAGGACAAAGCCTCAACTAAATCTGGCTTGGTGGAGAAGATTGATGAGGAAGCTGGGAAGCTAGGGACATTTTGGCCTGCTGAATGGCTCTCAGCTGATTTGTCCCAAATACGTATGTTTACCCTCAAATACAAG ACTAATCTTACACAATGGTCTGGGGCTACACTGCCTCTTCAG GAAGTCAGCTCCAAGCTGTTGGAGAAGGTTGTTGCTGCAGGCATTGGGAATCGACCTGTTGTGTTTGTGACTCACAG CATGGGAGGCCTGGTTGTTAAGCAGATGCTGCATAAAGCCAAGGCAGAAAAAATCAATAAACTTGTGAACAACACTGTTGGAATC GTGTTCTACAGCTGTCCACACTTTGGCAGTAAACTAGCTGACATGCCTTGGCGAATGGGCCTTGTGTTTCGCCCTGCTCCAACT ATAGGGGAGCTAAGAAGTGGGTCCCCTCGATTAGTTGAGCTTAACGACTTCATTCGCCATCTTCACAAGAAAAGATTGGTTGAAGTCCTCAGTTTCTGTGAG ACCAAGGTAACTCCAATAGTTGAAGGGTATGGGGGATGGGCCTTCAGGATGGAAATTGTATCAATTGAATCAGCATACCCTGGATTTGGCGAACTTGTT GTGCTAGAATCAACAGATCATATAAATTCTTGCAAGCCAATCAACCGCAATGATCCTTCCTATAAAGAGACATTACAGTTTTTGTGCAAGCTAAAAGCCCGTTATTCAAAAGGGGATACTTCACTGTGA